In the Candidatus Cloacimonadota bacterium genome, TGGAGCAGGTCTTCTGTGCGGCCGCGGGTGGCGAAGAGGGATTGATGCCCATCGCGGAAGGACAGGTCCTGAATTTTGATCGGATTGGCCGCCTTGGGACGGTCGGCTTCATAGCGCATTTGGCTATATTCCAAGATGCCATGTTTGTGCATGGTGTCTCCTTCTATCTGTTTCTTTTTATCATTCTGCGTTGGCTGAGCTCGCGGTAGAGCATCGTTTGCTGGCGGCCGTAGTGCTGCCAGGCGCTGGGGGCGTTTTCCAGCGGGCGCTGGGGATAGGGGATGCTTTCGTCGGCGCTGATCAGGGCCAGCACTCCGGCGATGGCGGCGAGTTCTTTTTTCCGGTCTGTCATGGCGTTCCTCAGGCCGGGATGTTGCCGTGTTTTTTGGGCGGCAGGCTTTCGCTTTTGCTGGAAAGTATTTCCAGGGCGTCAATGAGCCGCTTGCGGGTTTCGGAAGGCAGGATCACGGCGTCCACATATCCACGGGAAGCTGCCACATAGGGGTTGTTGAATTCTTCTTCGTAGATCTGAATCATCTCGGCGCGTTTTGCCGCCTTGTCTTCCGCCGCTTCTATCTCTTTGCGGAAGATGATGTTGGCGGCGCCTTGGGCTCCCATCACGGCGATCTCGGCGCTGGGCCAGGCCAATACCATGTCGGCGCCCAGATGCCGGCTGCTCATGGCGATGTAGCTGCCGCCGTAATCCTTGCGGGTAACCACCGTCAGTTTGGGAACCGTGGCCTCGGCATAGCACCACAGCAGCTTGGCGCCGTGGCGGATGATGCCGTTATGTTCTTGCTGCGTGCCGGGCAGGTAGCCGGGAACGTCCACGAAGGTGAGCAGGGGGATGTTGAAGGCGTCGCAAAAACGGATGAAGCGGGTGGCTTTGTCCGAAGCGTCGATGTCGAGGCATCCGGCCAGCACTTTCGGTTGGTTCGCCACCACCCCGACAACGCGTCCATTCAGGCGTCCGAAGCCCACTATGATGTTCTGGGCATAGTAAAGATGCGGCTCGAAAAAGATACCATCGTCTAACACGGTTTTGATCACTTCGTGCATGGAATAGCTTTCCTTGGGGCTGTCCGGAATGATGCTGTCCAGGTTAGGGCAAAGCCTCCAGGGGTCGTCTCCGCATTCGGTTCTGGGAGCGTCCTCCATATTGTTGGCGGGCAAGTAGGAGAGCAGTATCTTTATCTGCTGAATGGCGTCGGCGTCGTTCTCACAGGCAAAGTGGGCGTTCCCGCTCCTGGAATTGTGGGTCATAGCCCCGCCCAGTTCTTCCTGGGTAGTTTCCTCGCCGGTGACCGCGCGGATCACGTCCGGCCCTGTGATGAACATGAAACTGGTATTCTTCACCATGAACACGAAATCCGTCATCGCCGGGGAATAGACCGCCCCGCCGGCGCAGGGCCCCATGATGGCTGTGATCTGGGGAATAACGCCGCTGGCGCGGGAATTGCGGTAAAAGATCTCGCCGTATCCCTTGAGGGAATCCACGCCTTCCTGGATGCGCGCGCCGCCGCTGTCCTGGATGCCGATGAGCGGAACGCCGCTCTTCAGCGCCATGTCCATCACCTTGCAGATCTTGGCGGCGTGCATTTCGCCCAGGGAACCGCCCCGGGAAGTGAAATCCTGCGAAAAGGCGAAGACCGGACGCCCGTCCACCAGACCGTGGCCGGTGATCACGCCGTCTGAGGCGATCTCGGTTTTCTCCATGCCAAAGTTGTCGCAGCGGTGCCTCACGAACATATCCAACTCCCGGAAAGTACCGGGATCGAAGAGCAAATCAAGCCTCTCGCGGGCGGTCAGTTTGCCTCCGACCTTCTGTTTGTCAACGGCTTTGGCGCCGCCCATCTGCAGGGTCTTCTCTTTTTTGTCCAGAAGTTTCTGGATCGCGTCCCTGGTTGATAGCATGTTTATATCCCCTTTCTAAGGTGTATTTTAAGCTGTCTGAGCCCCGGCCTGGCAGCCAGGACCGACTATTTTTCCAAAATCTTTTGCCAGCCTCTTTTCGTCAAGAAAAAGAGCGCCGCGCTTGCCCGGGGAATCAAGTTACTATGCATCGGAACGGTGGAAAGAGCGCTAATTTCACCATTTCGCCCGATGCGCAGGGAACAAGCCTGAGCGAGTTTCCGAGTGAACGAACAACCGGAATTCAGCCAGCAAATCCGGCAGGTTTCACTTGATACTCCATAGCTGAACCGTCCGACTGTTTTCCCCGGCTGCTCCCGGTTCCACTTGACAGGATGCGGTATTGCGTAAGGTGTGGCTACACTCAGAAACGCCTTGGTTTGGAGAGAATACATGACAGCGACATATATGGTCAGAAAAGCCGGAATAAAAGACATCGAAGCCATCTCCGCGGTTCAAATCCAAAGCTGGAAGGAGACCTATCCCGGTATCATGCCGCAGCAAAAGCTGGATGGAATGAGCATGGAGCGCAGCTCCAGGCATTGGCAGGCGATCTTTTGCGGCGGATACACGGTTCTGGCGGCGGAAACCGAAGGCCGGGTTGTGGGTTTTGCCGCTGGCGGAAAAAAATTCGAATACCAGAATTGCGAAACCGGGCTGGCCAATGCCTGCGACTGCGAACTGGAGGCATTGTATCTGCTGAAGGAGTTTCATGGCAGGGGGATGGGAAAAGCCCTGTTCTATCGCTTCGCCGACCTTATGAGGCAGGAAAAGAAGCATGTCATGACCGTGTGGGTGGCGGAAAAGAACCCGTCAACAGGATTCTATGAGGCCATGGGTGGGGAATTGGTGGACAGAATGGCGCTTGTGGTCTGCAAAGTGCCTGTTCCGGCGATTTGCTACAGATTCACACTTGGGATTCAGCCTGTCTGATTTTTCCAGTGGGAGCCAGCCAACAAATCCGGCAGATTTCACTTGACATTTCTCTGCCTGCGGGGGTTTCTGCGTTTTCATACACGAAGTCATTCGGGAGGATGAAATAGATTTGCGCAAGCTAATACTGACCGCTCTGGCCCTGTTATTCGCCCTGCGGGCGGCGGCGGTCACGATCGAAGAACTGCAGGACCTCTTCTATCAGACAGAGGATGCGGAACAGTTTTCCCGCGAGGCTGCCGGCTTCATCGAGGCCAGCGAAGACCTTGCCGATCTAGACCACGCTTTCAACCTCTGGGAAAGCTTTGCCCCGGATGATTGCGGGGAGTGGCTGGAGGCCAGGGCCGCGGAGGCTTCTGACGAACCCAAGTACCAATACCTGCTGCTGAACCTGGCAGAGGACATGCAATCCAAGATCAGCAAGGCGAAAGAGCTGGTTTCCGCCCATCCGGATTTTGCCGGGGGTTACCGCGCCCTGCTGCTCACCTTTGTTGTGAAATTTTCCCCCGAAGAGCTTGATGACCCCGAAAGCCCATTCTATCAGCAGTTGCGGGAAAGCCTGCCCCTGCTGGCCCATTTCGGGGAAAATTTTAATGGGGACGAACTCTTCTTGATGGCCCAGGTTTACTATCTGGTGCAAACCGGTGATCCTGAAGCGGCAAAGCTTCCTTTCCGGCAGGCCCTGGAGGCTGAGGAGGACTGGATCGACGGAATGGGTTTGGGATACATGTTCACTCCGGACAAATATCACCCCCTGATGGCCTATCAAATTGAGCTTTTGCGTCCCAAAGACGCCGACCCCTACACCAAGTACCGGATCGCGGAACTTGCCGGAGACCTGGTGGATTATTACTATGACCAGAAGCAGGACTACGACGCCGTTATCGGTTTTTTCGGCGC is a window encoding:
- a CDS encoding methylmalonyl-CoA carboxyltransferase; amino-acid sequence: MLSTRDAIQKLLDKKEKTLQMGGAKAVDKQKVGGKLTARERLDLLFDPGTFRELDMFVRHRCDNFGMEKTEIASDGVITGHGLVDGRPVFAFSQDFTSRGGSLGEMHAAKICKVMDMALKSGVPLIGIQDSGGARIQEGVDSLKGYGEIFYRNSRASGVIPQITAIMGPCAGGAVYSPAMTDFVFMVKNTSFMFITGPDVIRAVTGEETTQEELGGAMTHNSRSGNAHFACENDADAIQQIKILLSYLPANNMEDAPRTECGDDPWRLCPNLDSIIPDSPKESYSMHEVIKTVLDDGIFFEPHLYYAQNIIVGFGRLNGRVVGVVANQPKVLAGCLDIDASDKATRFIRFCDAFNIPLLTFVDVPGYLPGTQQEHNGIIRHGAKLLWCYAEATVPKLTVVTRKDYGGSYIAMSSRHLGADMVLAWPSAEIAVMGAQGAANIIFRKEIEAAEDKAAKRAEMIQIYEEEFNNPYVAASRGYVDAVILPSETRKRLIDALEILSSKSESLPPKKHGNIPA
- a CDS encoding GNAT family N-acetyltransferase, which gives rise to MTATYMVRKAGIKDIEAISAVQIQSWKETYPGIMPQQKLDGMSMERSSRHWQAIFCGGYTVLAAETEGRVVGFAAGGKKFEYQNCETGLANACDCELEALYLLKEFHGRGMGKALFYRFADLMRQEKKHVMTVWVAEKNPSTGFYEAMGGELVDRMALVVCKVPVPAICYRFTLGIQPV